In the genome of Campylobacter sp. MG1, one region contains:
- a CDS encoding ABC transporter permease, whose translation MDRIILQFKKNYFACFGLFITMVLIFCAIFAPFIAPFDEASQNLANRLIPPFYNEGGSLTHILGTDEFGRDVLSRLIYGASVSIKIGFISVGISLIFGLILGMLAGFYGGFIDNLIMRLIDIMLTIPSILLAIVVVAILGPSLNNAMIAIGIVGIPTYARIIRALVMAEKNKEYVIASKLNGSSDIRLMLNVILGNCLSPIIVQATMGFASAILEAAGLSFLGLGAQPPMAEWGSMLTNSLEYISTAYWLILYPGLAIFLTVLGINLVGDALSDALNPKV comes from the coding sequence ATGGATAGAATAATTTTACAATTTAAAAAGAATTATTTTGCTTGTTTTGGACTTTTTATAACAATGGTTCTTATATTTTGTGCTATTTTTGCACCATTTATAGCTCCTTTTGATGAAGCTAGTCAAAACTTAGCAAATAGATTAATCCCTCCATTTTATAACGAAGGTGGTTCACTTACACATATTTTAGGGACTGATGAATTTGGAAGAGATGTTTTAAGTAGATTAATATATGGTGCTAGTGTATCTATCAAAATAGGTTTTATTAGCGTTGGAATATCATTAATATTTGGACTTATTTTAGGAATGTTAGCTGGATTTTATGGTGGTTTTATTGATAATTTAATTATGAGATTAATTGATATTATGCTAACAATCCCTTCTATTTTATTAGCAATCGTAGTTGTAGCAATATTAGGACCAAGCCTTAATAACGCAATGATAGCTATAGGAATTGTAGGAATTCCAACTTATGCAAGAATAATTAGAGCTTTAGTAATGGCTGAAAAAAATAAAGAATATGTAATTGCCTCTAAACTAAATGGCTCAAGTGATATTAGATTAATGTTAAATGTAATATTAGGAAATTGTCTAAGCCCTATTATAGTTCAAGCTACAATGGGTTTTGCTAGTGCTATACTTGAAGCTGCTGGACTTAGTTTTCTTGGGTTAGGAGCACAACCACCAATGGCTGAATGGGGAAGTATGTTAACAAATTCACTTGAATATATAAGTACGGCATATTGGCTTATTTTATATCCAGGTCTAGCAATATTTCTTACCGTTTTAGGCATAAACTTAGTAGGTGACGCATTAAGCGACGCATTAAATCCAAAGGTATAA
- a CDS encoding ABC transporter permease, giving the protein MISYLIKRILWVIPTLFGVSLLVFSMLHLTPGEPALAILGEHATAESIEKFNKEMGLDKPLNEQYINFISKAIKGDFGVSLKSKQPVLVEFKERFFATAELAIVAMFFAIIFGVIMGVISAVYRYSKFDYLSTFISLTGVSMPVFWLGLMLIYLFSIYLELLPVSGRLGYEFWVDEITGFYLIDTLLNKDYPAFFDAFKHILMPAFALGTIPMAIIARMSRASMSGVLKEDYIKTAKAKGLSGIRVILIHALKNALIPVITIIGLMMGTLLGGAILTESTFSWPGIGKWLVNAVNQRDFPIIQGTTLIIAIIYVSINLITDILYAVVNPKIRLK; this is encoded by the coding sequence ATGATTAGCTATTTAATAAAAAGAATTTTATGGGTAATTCCAACTTTATTTGGTGTTTCTTTATTGGTTTTTTCTATGTTGCATTTAACACCAGGAGAACCTGCTTTAGCGATTTTAGGCGAACATGCTACAGCTGAAAGCATAGAAAAATTTAATAAAGAAATGGGGCTAGATAAACCACTAAATGAACAATATATAAATTTTATTTCTAAGGCAATTAAAGGTGATTTTGGGGTTTCGTTAAAATCAAAGCAACCTGTCTTAGTTGAATTTAAAGAAAGATTTTTTGCAACTGCTGAACTTGCAATTGTAGCTATGTTTTTCGCTATTATTTTTGGCGTTATTATGGGTGTAATATCAGCTGTTTATAGATATTCTAAATTTGATTATTTATCTACTTTTATATCACTTACAGGTGTTTCTATGCCAGTATTTTGGCTAGGACTTATGCTTATATATTTATTTAGCATTTATTTAGAACTTTTACCTGTTTCAGGGCGACTTGGATATGAATTTTGGGTTGATGAAATTACTGGATTTTATCTAATTGATACTCTTTTAAACAAAGATTATCCAGCCTTTTTTGATGCATTTAAACATATTTTGATGCCAGCTTTTGCACTAGGAACAATTCCTATGGCAATAATTGCTAGAATGAGTCGTGCAAGCATGAGTGGGGTATTAAAAGAAGATTATATAAAAACAGCAAAAGCAAAAGGACTTAGTGGAATTAGAGTTATTTTAATTCACGCATTAAAAAATGCACTAATACCTGTAATTACAATAATAGGACTTATGATGGGCACACTTTTAGGAGGGGCTATATTAACAGAATCAACATTTTCTTGGCCAGGTATAGGAAAATGGCTCGTAAATGCAGTAAATCAAAGGGATTTTCCGATTATCCAAGGAACAACTTTAATTATTGCAATTATTTATGTAAGTATAAATTTAATTACTGATATTTTATATGCAGTTGTAAATCCTAAAATAAGGCTAAAATGA